One window of the Mycobacterium sp. SVM_VP21 genome contains the following:
- a CDS encoding sulfotransferase, with product MSAGTRPGAIRLEDLANPIFPEAAGPMREGLAGYGAVLQLTPEALLQAATERTGLDNWGDNGFRERLDVLCGSLNAEADLSGVGRAMAFEQLVGHLVNRLRLEDLIAANPEIENVEIERPIIICGLPRTGTTHLHNLIAADPALRYLPYWESMEPVATPGEPDPQARRDRCAVGLDLINTSMPDFKRMHDMTVDHAHEEIQLLGNDISGMLFECSYYLPTFAQHYKTHDQTASYAYMRRTLQALQWLRGGTRWVLKSPQHLEQFPALYATFPDATFVVTHRDPVEVTRSMATMISYAARMACDQPDPVKISQYWLDRADDLLTGCLRDRDVLPAAQSVDVRFEDFMADEDGTVAAIYELAGQPLDTRAKEAMTQFCVEHPRGRYGAVDYQPADLGLDADEVANRLRAYRNQFVHD from the coding sequence GTGAGCGCCGGCACGCGGCCCGGCGCCATCCGCCTTGAAGACCTTGCCAACCCGATCTTTCCCGAGGCTGCCGGCCCGATGCGCGAAGGCCTGGCCGGCTACGGCGCGGTCCTGCAACTCACACCCGAAGCCCTGCTGCAGGCCGCGACTGAACGCACGGGCCTGGACAACTGGGGCGACAACGGATTCCGCGAACGCCTCGACGTGTTGTGCGGTTCCCTGAACGCCGAAGCCGACCTGTCCGGCGTCGGCCGAGCGATGGCGTTCGAACAACTGGTAGGCCATCTGGTCAACCGGCTTCGGCTGGAAGATCTGATCGCGGCCAACCCCGAGATCGAAAACGTCGAGATCGAACGCCCGATCATCATCTGCGGGCTGCCGCGCACCGGCACCACCCATTTGCACAACCTGATCGCCGCCGATCCGGCCCTGCGCTACCTGCCCTATTGGGAGAGCATGGAGCCGGTCGCCACCCCGGGCGAACCCGATCCGCAGGCCAGGCGTGATCGTTGCGCTGTCGGCCTGGATCTGATCAACACCTCGATGCCCGACTTCAAGCGCATGCATGACATGACTGTCGACCACGCACACGAAGAGATCCAGCTGCTGGGCAACGACATCTCTGGAATGCTCTTCGAATGTAGTTACTACCTACCGACATTCGCGCAGCACTACAAGACCCACGATCAGACCGCGTCGTACGCCTACATGAGGCGCACCCTGCAGGCGCTGCAATGGCTGCGCGGCGGGACCCGCTGGGTGCTCAAATCACCACAACATCTAGAGCAGTTCCCCGCGCTGTATGCCACATTTCCCGACGCCACTTTCGTTGTCACCCATCGGGATCCAGTCGAGGTGACCCGATCGATGGCGACCATGATCAGCTACGCGGCGCGCATGGCCTGCGACCAACCCGATCCGGTCAAGATCTCGCAGTACTGGCTGGACCGAGCCGACGATCTGCTCACCGGCTGCCTGCGCGACCGCGATGTGCTGCCGGCGGCGCAGTCGGTCGATGTGCGCTTCGAGGACTTCATGGCCGACGAGGATGGAACCGTCGCTGCCATCTACGAGCTCGCGGGCCAGCCGCTGGACACCCGGGCCAAAGAAGCAATGACGCAGTTCTGCGTCGAGCACCCCCGCGGGCGCTACGGCGCAGTGGACTACCAGCCGGCCGATCTGGGACTAGACGCCGACGAAGTGGCAAACCGCCTGCGTGCCTACCGAAACCAATTCGTTCACGACTAA
- a CDS encoding zinc-binding dehydrogenase encodes MNQPITADAWVATALGDPAKVLARQNVEVRAPGPGEIRVAVNAFCLNFNDIDIIGGRYTTLPLQPPFVPGMETVGVVESAGQGAEHLIGRRIVGIPVMAFGGYASYAIVDAATALDLPDWVSDVDGAALHYPFHLGWFALRERGRLKSGETLLVHAAAGGTGSGAMVLGKALGARVIATAGSEEKLEFCKELGADHAINYRDADWAQQVVELTYGRGVDVAFDAVGGDVAVETFKCMGLNGRYLMAGFAQDIALEDGDYLSPRPIAYSNFDVCGVCLVYVNDPVAIRRTLGFNWPARSEGLDAHAKILELLRTGKIRTVVGAEVPWTDLPNALERMAARQTTGRLVVSTGHHG; translated from the coding sequence ATGAACCAACCGATCACCGCCGACGCCTGGGTCGCCACCGCACTCGGTGACCCCGCCAAAGTGCTGGCCCGCCAAAACGTCGAGGTGCGCGCCCCCGGACCCGGCGAAATCCGGGTCGCCGTCAACGCGTTCTGCCTCAACTTCAACGACATTGACATCATCGGTGGCCGATACACGACCCTGCCGCTGCAGCCGCCGTTCGTGCCCGGCATGGAGACCGTCGGAGTCGTGGAAAGTGCCGGCCAGGGCGCTGAACATCTCATCGGCCGGCGCATTGTCGGCATCCCGGTGATGGCCTTCGGCGGCTACGCCTCTTACGCGATCGTGGACGCGGCAACCGCGCTGGACCTGCCGGACTGGGTCAGCGACGTCGACGGCGCCGCCCTGCATTACCCGTTCCACCTGGGCTGGTTCGCGTTGCGCGAGCGTGGCCGCCTCAAGTCGGGGGAGACCCTGCTGGTGCATGCCGCCGCGGGCGGCACCGGATCCGGTGCCATGGTGCTCGGCAAGGCGCTGGGCGCCAGGGTGATCGCCACCGCCGGCAGCGAAGAGAAATTGGAGTTCTGCAAGGAACTCGGCGCCGACCACGCGATCAACTACCGCGACGCCGACTGGGCGCAACAGGTCGTGGAACTGACCTACGGCCGTGGTGTCGACGTCGCGTTCGACGCGGTCGGCGGCGACGTCGCGGTGGAGACCTTCAAGTGCATGGGTTTGAACGGCCGGTACCTGATGGCCGGATTCGCCCAGGACATCGCCTTGGAGGACGGCGACTACCTCTCGCCGAGGCCCATCGCCTACAGCAACTTCGATGTCTGCGGGGTATGCCTGGTCTACGTCAACGACCCGGTGGCGATCCGGCGCACCCTGGGCTTCAACTGGCCGGCCCGCTCCGAGGGACTTGACGCTCACGCGAAAATCCTGGAGTTGCTGCGCACCGGCAAGATCCGCACCGTCGTCGGCGCCGAGGTTCCCTGGACAGACTTGCCGAATGCCTTGGAGCGCATGGCCGCTCGCCAGACCACCGGACGCCTGGTGGTCAGCACCGGCCATCACGGGTAA
- a CDS encoding multicopper oxidase domain-containing protein translates to MIPLGPPPPAPVVKPRRRGGPRGPVFLGANIVVLGWLAVAVALLVAHNVVAHPVWLPVHALLLGAATNAIVIWSGHFTTTLCRVPDPPQWHLVAKLCLLNLAVIATLAGVAFNTEALTGMGGTAVAVVAVAHGAELIAMKKRALSARFDYLVGFYLAAIAALLAGSATGAAMAFGVARWYAQLWTTHVHVMLYGWIGLTVVGTLFTLWPTTIREKITPRSFAMAQRALPTLTVGLSVAAAGLLTNSWWLTAAGLLGYVVGVGLSMVGLWPGRSFTGPAAWMLVGATAWLGVAVLIETIRLSAARSVDVLPAFVENTLLPLLAVGFVAQILLGALSQLLPILVANGPPVRKAVIGYLDQGWQARVCAINIAVPLVAGPWRAPLPLIGWVLAAVAVASFVLLALRLALPVALRGPLDIDAIAPHSRAVTGAVAVAAVASVAAALGLGIAGPAPSGAAGISGEARTVDVTLKNMRFSPDVINVPAGTRLVLRVTNIDGLPHDLHVDTGERTPRLSRGQTAVLDLGAVHQDRDVWCDVPGHRAAGMTMTIHAVGGAPRHEHTGAGHGGLPAPTVLDLAADPSPGWTPYDAALAPANPGVHRVELRAVDRELEIAPGRRETRWTFGGVEPAPTLHGRVGDTFEITLINDATMGHGIDFHAGALAPDQPMRTLAPGERLVYRFTAHRAGAWLYHCSTPPMALHIANGMYGAVIIDPPGLPSVDREYALVGAQLYAAAPDSDAQTTAIRAGQPDGWMFNGTAAQYMHAPLPARTGERVRVWVVNAGPGDSIAFHVVGSQFDTVYKEGAWLLRPPHQSGAPSAPAGGSQVLDLAPAQGGFVELTFPEPGHYPFMDHDMRHAENGAHGIFEVTG, encoded by the coding sequence ATGATTCCGTTGGGGCCACCGCCCCCGGCGCCGGTCGTCAAACCCCGCCGCCGGGGTGGACCGCGCGGGCCGGTGTTCCTCGGCGCCAACATCGTGGTGCTGGGCTGGCTGGCCGTCGCGGTCGCGCTGTTGGTCGCACACAACGTCGTTGCGCACCCGGTCTGGCTGCCGGTGCACGCGCTGCTGCTCGGTGCGGCCACCAACGCGATCGTGATCTGGTCGGGACACTTCACCACCACGCTGTGCCGGGTCCCTGACCCGCCGCAATGGCACCTGGTGGCCAAGCTGTGCCTGCTCAACCTCGCCGTAATCGCGACTCTGGCGGGAGTGGCCTTCAACACCGAGGCCCTGACCGGGATGGGTGGCACGGCCGTGGCCGTGGTCGCCGTCGCCCACGGCGCCGAGTTGATCGCGATGAAGAAGCGCGCCCTGTCCGCGCGTTTCGACTACCTGGTCGGTTTCTACCTGGCCGCCATCGCGGCACTGCTGGCCGGATCGGCGACCGGTGCCGCCATGGCCTTCGGGGTGGCCCGGTGGTACGCGCAGCTGTGGACCACCCACGTGCACGTGATGCTCTACGGGTGGATTGGCCTGACGGTGGTAGGCACCTTATTCACCCTGTGGCCCACCACAATCCGGGAGAAGATCACCCCGCGCAGCTTCGCGATGGCCCAACGCGCGCTGCCGACGCTGACGGTGGGCCTGTCCGTCGCGGCTGCCGGTCTGCTCACCAACAGCTGGTGGCTCACCGCGGCAGGACTGCTGGGCTATGTGGTCGGAGTCGGTCTGTCCATGGTCGGGTTGTGGCCAGGGCGCAGCTTCACCGGACCCGCGGCCTGGATGCTGGTCGGCGCGACGGCCTGGCTCGGGGTCGCCGTCCTGATCGAGACGATCCGTCTGAGCGCCGCCCGCTCCGTTGACGTGCTGCCCGCGTTCGTCGAGAACACCCTGCTGCCGCTGCTGGCGGTCGGATTCGTCGCCCAGATCCTGTTGGGCGCACTGAGTCAGCTGCTGCCGATCCTGGTGGCCAACGGCCCGCCCGTCCGCAAAGCCGTCATCGGCTACCTGGATCAGGGCTGGCAGGCCCGGGTGTGCGCGATCAACATCGCCGTACCGCTGGTCGCCGGGCCGTGGCGGGCGCCGCTGCCGTTGATCGGCTGGGTGTTGGCCGCAGTCGCGGTCGCCAGCTTCGTCCTGCTGGCGCTGCGGCTTGCGCTGCCCGTGGCGTTGCGCGGCCCGCTCGATATCGACGCGATCGCGCCGCATTCCCGGGCCGTCACCGGGGCGGTCGCCGTCGCCGCGGTGGCCTCGGTGGCCGCCGCGCTGGGGCTCGGGATCGCTGGCCCCGCGCCCTCGGGAGCGGCCGGCATCTCCGGAGAAGCACGCACCGTCGACGTCACGCTGAAGAACATGCGGTTCTCCCCGGATGTGATCAACGTGCCCGCTGGAACCCGGCTGGTGCTGCGCGTCACCAATATCGACGGATTGCCGCACGACTTGCATGTCGACACCGGCGAGCGCACCCCGCGGTTGAGTCGCGGGCAGACCGCGGTGCTGGATCTCGGTGCGGTGCACCAGGACCGCGACGTGTGGTGCGACGTACCGGGACACCGGGCCGCCGGCATGACGATGACGATCCATGCCGTCGGTGGCGCCCCCCGGCATGAGCACACCGGCGCGGGGCATGGTGGCCTGCCCGCGCCCACCGTCCTGGACCTGGCCGCCGATCCGTCACCGGGCTGGACGCCGTACGACGCGGCGCTCGCACCGGCGAACCCGGGCGTGCATCGGGTGGAACTGCGCGCCGTCGACCGAGAACTGGAGATCGCGCCCGGTCGCCGGGAGACCCGCTGGACCTTCGGCGGTGTCGAACCGGCCCCGACCCTGCACGGCCGGGTCGGGGACACCTTCGAGATCACGCTGATCAACGACGCGACCATGGGCCACGGAATCGACTTTCACGCCGGAGCGCTCGCCCCGGACCAACCGATGCGCACCTTGGCGCCGGGGGAGCGGCTGGTCTACCGGTTCACGGCGCACCGAGCCGGCGCCTGGCTCTATCACTGCAGCACCCCGCCCATGGCGCTGCACATCGCCAACGGCATGTACGGGGCGGTGATCATCGACCCGCCAGGGTTGCCGTCGGTGGACCGGGAATACGCCCTGGTCGGCGCCCAGCTCTACGCGGCGGCACCGGATTCCGACGCCCAAACCACGGCCATTCGCGCCGGCCAGCCCGACGGTTGGATGTTCAACGGGACTGCGGCTCAATACATGCACGCACCGCTGCCGGCGCGCACCGGCGAGCGGGTGCGCGTCTGGGTGGTCAATGCCGGCCCGGGCGACTCCATCGCATTCCACGTCGTGGGGTCCCAGTTCGACACCGTTTACAAAGAGGGCGCCTGGTTGCTGCGGCCCCCGCATCAGTCCGGCGCGCCGTCGGCCCCGGCGGGGGGATCGCAGGTCCTCGACCTGGCGCCCGCCCAGGGCGGCTTCGTCGAGCTCACCTTCCCCGAACCGGGCCACTATCCGTTCATGGATCACGACATGCGGCATGCCGAGAATGGGGCGCACGGCATCTTCGAGGTGACCGGCTAG
- the pdhA gene encoding pyruvate dehydrogenase (acetyl-transferring) E1 component subunit alpha, which yields MGQLPGITGPQVALEPVQLIGPDGAPTAENRYSRELPEETLCWLYELMVLTRELDTELVNLQRQGELGLYASCRGQEAAQVGAAACLRKTDWLFPQYRELGVFVTRGIPPWHVAAAWRGTWNGGLEFTEKNCAPISVPIGTQALHAVGAAMAAQRLAEDSVTVAFVGDGATSEGDVHEALNFAAVFAAPCVFYVQNNQWAISVPLSKQTAAVSLAHKAIGYGMPGIRVDGNDPLACYAVMAEAAERARHGGGPSLIEAVTYRFGPHTTSDDPTRYRSSIEVDQWTALDPIPRYRTYLRNIGVWSQRLEDRVDSRAKRVRSELRDATFGAADADIDEVFTAVYAEITPELQQQRAALRAELGRGR from the coding sequence ATGGGCCAGCTGCCAGGCATTACCGGTCCGCAGGTCGCCCTGGAGCCTGTGCAGCTGATCGGGCCGGACGGGGCCCCTACCGCCGAGAATCGCTATAGCCGGGAGCTGCCCGAAGAGACCCTCTGTTGGCTCTACGAGCTGATGGTGCTCACCCGCGAACTCGACACCGAACTGGTCAACCTGCAACGCCAGGGCGAGCTAGGGCTCTACGCGTCGTGCCGCGGCCAGGAGGCTGCGCAGGTTGGCGCCGCCGCGTGCCTGCGCAAGACCGACTGGCTGTTCCCGCAGTACCGCGAGCTGGGTGTCTTCGTCACTCGGGGAATCCCGCCGTGGCACGTCGCGGCGGCCTGGCGTGGAACCTGGAACGGCGGGTTGGAGTTCACCGAGAAGAACTGCGCGCCAATCTCGGTTCCCATCGGCACCCAGGCGCTGCACGCGGTGGGCGCGGCGATGGCTGCCCAACGCCTGGCCGAAGATTCCGTTACCGTCGCCTTCGTCGGCGACGGCGCCACCAGCGAGGGCGATGTACACGAGGCACTTAATTTCGCCGCCGTGTTCGCCGCCCCGTGCGTGTTCTACGTGCAGAACAACCAATGGGCCATCTCGGTGCCGCTGAGCAAGCAGACCGCCGCTGTCTCGCTGGCGCACAAGGCGATCGGCTACGGCATGCCCGGCATCCGGGTGGACGGCAATGATCCGCTGGCCTGCTATGCGGTGATGGCCGAGGCCGCCGAGCGGGCACGACACGGTGGTGGACCGAGTTTGATCGAGGCCGTCACCTACCGGTTCGGTCCGCACACCACCTCCGATGACCCGACCCGCTACCGCAGCAGCATCGAAGTCGACCAGTGGACCGCACTCGACCCGATCCCGCGTTACCGCACCTATCTGCGCAATATCGGCGTGTGGTCGCAGCGCTTGGAGGACCGGGTCGACTCTCGGGCCAAGCGCGTACGCAGCGAACTGCGAGACGCCACGTTCGGGGCCGCCGATGCCGACATCGACGAAGTGTTCACCGCCGTCTACGCCGAGATCACCCCGGAGCTGCAGCAGCAGCGTGCCGCGCTGCGCGCCGAATTGGGCAGGGGGCGCTGA
- a CDS encoding alpha-ketoacid dehydrogenase subunit beta yields MTQILEPPTHSATPTAAVASNTRTEELTMVAALNRALHDAMDADPKVLVFGTDVGVQGGVFRVTEGLAETFGEQRCFDTPLAESAVIGIAIGLAIRGFVPVPEIQFDGFSYPALDQVVSHLAKYRTRTRGAVSMPVTVRIPSFGGIGAAEHHSESTETYWAHTAGLKVVVPADPSDAYWLLRHAIEAPDPVMFLEPKRRYWARGPVDTEHPAPGIGRAVVRRAGTDVTVLTYGGGVATALSAADIGARHHGWSLEVVDLRSLVPLDFDTVAASVRRTGRCLVLHEGPRNLGYGAELAARISEELFYELEAPVLRASGFDTPYPPARLERLWLPGPDRLLDCVQRVLEAP; encoded by the coding sequence ATGACCCAGATCCTCGAACCGCCCACCCACTCGGCGACCCCCACCGCGGCGGTCGCGTCCAACACCCGCACTGAAGAGCTGACCATGGTGGCGGCGCTCAACCGGGCACTGCACGATGCGATGGACGCCGATCCCAAGGTCCTGGTGTTCGGCACCGACGTCGGCGTGCAGGGCGGGGTGTTCCGGGTGACCGAGGGGCTGGCTGAGACCTTCGGTGAGCAACGCTGTTTCGACACGCCACTGGCCGAATCGGCGGTGATCGGCATCGCCATAGGATTGGCCATTCGAGGCTTTGTACCGGTCCCGGAGATCCAGTTCGACGGGTTCAGCTACCCGGCTTTGGATCAGGTGGTCAGCCACCTGGCCAAGTACCGGACCCGGACCCGCGGCGCGGTGTCGATGCCGGTCACCGTGCGCATCCCGTCGTTCGGCGGAATCGGTGCGGCTGAGCATCATTCGGAATCCACCGAGACCTATTGGGCGCACACCGCCGGATTGAAGGTGGTGGTGCCCGCCGATCCGTCGGACGCGTACTGGCTGCTGCGCCACGCGATCGAGGCCCCCGACCCGGTGATGTTTTTAGAGCCTAAGCGGCGATACTGGGCCCGCGGACCGGTCGACACCGAACACCCGGCGCCAGGAATCGGGCGCGCTGTTGTGCGCCGGGCCGGCACTGACGTCACAGTGCTCACCTACGGCGGCGGAGTGGCCACCGCGCTGTCCGCCGCCGATATCGGTGCGCGACACCATGGCTGGAGTCTGGAGGTGGTCGACCTGCGCTCGCTGGTCCCGCTGGACTTCGACACCGTCGCCGCCTCGGTGCGGCGCACCGGGCGATGCTTGGTGCTGCACGAAGGTCCCCGCAACCTCGGTTACGGCGCCGAACTGGCCGCCCGCATCTCCGAGGAACTGTTCTACGAGCTGGAGGCGCCGGTGTTGCGCGCCAGCGGATTCGACACCCCGTATCCGCCGGCCCGGCTGGAACGCCTGTGGCTGCCCGGCCCCGATCGGCTGCTGGACTGCGTTCAGCGCGTGTTGGAGGCGCCGTGA
- a CDS encoding 2-oxo acid dehydrogenase subunit E2, which yields MSTETVQTFTVPDLGEGLEEVTVTSWNVAVGDQIELNQALCSVETAKAEVEIPSPYAGRVVELGGAVGDVLAVGAPLVRIDTGTPAERPAAPAGRAPVLVGYGADDTFDTSRRICTSTTGRPQAKPGARKLAAELGVDLSRVPPGPSGVITPDDVRAAAGEAAPDDELRRPSPVQAAMAERMTLSRSRIPDAHASVQVDGTNLLQLRDRLVEAGAAGITPFVLILRLLVIALIRHPALNATWVEAPAGPMIRTHHGVHLGFGVAAPRGLLVPVVFDAQRKTTRELADIVARLITEARAGTLKPAELQGSTFTVSNFGALGLDDGVPVINYPEAAILGIGSLKPRPVAVGDTVVVRPQLTLTCAFDHRVADGAQIAEFLCALRDLIEQPEIALLDL from the coding sequence GTGAGCACCGAGACGGTCCAGACTTTCACCGTCCCCGATCTCGGGGAGGGCCTCGAAGAGGTGACGGTGACCAGCTGGAACGTCGCCGTCGGTGATCAGATCGAACTCAACCAGGCGCTGTGCTCGGTGGAGACCGCCAAAGCCGAGGTGGAGATTCCCAGCCCGTATGCCGGCAGGGTGGTCGAGCTGGGCGGCGCGGTGGGAGACGTGCTCGCGGTCGGGGCACCCTTGGTGCGTATCGACACTGGTACGCCGGCCGAGCGCCCAGCCGCGCCCGCCGGGCGCGCCCCGGTGCTGGTCGGCTACGGAGCCGACGACACCTTCGACACCAGCCGGCGCATCTGCACGTCCACCACAGGGCGGCCCCAGGCCAAGCCGGGTGCCCGCAAGCTCGCCGCCGAGCTGGGTGTCGACTTGAGCCGCGTGCCGCCCGGACCCAGCGGCGTGATCACCCCCGACGATGTGCGGGCCGCCGCCGGCGAGGCGGCACCCGACGACGAACTTCGTCGGCCCAGCCCGGTGCAGGCGGCCATGGCCGAGCGGATGACACTGTCGCGCAGCCGGATCCCCGACGCGCACGCCAGCGTGCAGGTCGACGGCACCAACCTGCTGCAGCTGCGCGACCGGCTCGTCGAGGCGGGCGCCGCGGGGATCACTCCGTTCGTGCTGATCCTTCGTCTGCTGGTCATCGCCCTGATCCGCCACCCGGCGCTGAACGCCACCTGGGTCGAAGCGCCCGCGGGCCCGATGATCCGCACCCATCACGGCGTGCACCTGGGGTTCGGAGTGGCCGCGCCCCGCGGCCTGCTGGTGCCGGTGGTGTTCGACGCGCAGCGCAAAACCACCCGTGAACTCGCCGACATCGTTGCCCGGCTGATTACCGAGGCTCGGGCCGGCACCCTCAAACCGGCCGAGCTGCAGGGTTCGACATTCACGGTCTCCAACTTCGGGGCGCTCGGCCTCGACGACGGGGTGCCGGTGATCAATTACCCGGAGGCGGCCATCCTGGGGATCGGTTCGCTGAAACCACGGCCGGTGGCGGTGGGCGACACCGTCGTCGTGCGTCCGCAGCTGACCCTGACGTGCGCATTCGACCATCGCGTCGCCGACGGCGCGCAGATCGCCGAATTCCTATGTGCGCTTCGCGATCTGATTGAACAACCCGAGATCGCGCTGCTGGATCTGTAG
- a CDS encoding enoyl-CoA hydratase: MTRPDLVLYSVTDRVALITVNDPDRRNAVTGAMSVQLRGAVERAEADPGVHAVVVTGAGRAFCAGADLSALGAATEDGLLALYDGFMAIAQCTLPTVAAVNGAAVGAGLNLALAADVRIAGPAALFDARFQQLGLHPGGGATWMLHRAVGPQVARAALLFGMRFDAEAAVRHGLALQVDDDPVAAAMNLAAGPASAPRQVVLATKATMRATASPGAVEGDQHEFAKQTELGPQAATVESPDFAARLAAAQRK, translated from the coding sequence ATGACACGTCCCGATCTCGTCTTATACAGCGTCACCGACCGCGTAGCGCTGATCACCGTCAACGATCCGGACCGGCGTAACGCCGTCACCGGCGCGATGTCGGTGCAGCTGCGGGGCGCTGTGGAGCGGGCCGAAGCCGACCCCGGGGTGCACGCGGTGGTGGTCACCGGCGCCGGCCGGGCGTTCTGCGCCGGCGCCGATCTGTCGGCCCTCGGTGCGGCGACCGAGGACGGACTGTTGGCGCTCTACGACGGTTTCATGGCGATCGCACAGTGCACGTTGCCCACGGTCGCCGCCGTCAACGGTGCCGCGGTGGGTGCGGGCCTGAACCTGGCGCTGGCCGCCGACGTGCGTATCGCCGGTCCGGCCGCGCTGTTCGACGCCCGTTTCCAACAGTTGGGTCTGCATCCCGGCGGCGGTGCCACCTGGATGCTGCACCGGGCGGTCGGTCCTCAGGTGGCCCGGGCCGCACTGTTGTTCGGCATGCGTTTCGACGCCGAGGCCGCGGTGCGGCACGGCTTGGCGCTGCAAGTCGACGACGACCCGGTCGCCGCGGCGATGAACCTGGCCGCCGGGCCGGCCTCAGCGCCTCGGCAGGTGGTTTTGGCGACCAAGGCGACAATGCGCGCCACCGCCAGCCCCGGGGCGGTCGAGGGCGACCAACACGAGTTCGCTAAGCAGACCGAGCTGGGTCCGCAGGCAGCCACCGTGGAGTCGCCGGACTTCGCCGCACGGCTGGCCGCAGCGCAGCGCAAATAA
- a CDS encoding PAC2 family protein: MTRPDDGAALPELHDTIVVAAFEGWNDAGDAASDAVQHLNSIWEARLIVEIDDEAYYDYQVNRPVIRQLDGVTRELVWPSMRISHCRPPGSDRDIVLMHGVEPNMRWRSFCAELLAVIEELDVDTVVILGALLADTPHTRPVPVSGAAYSAESATRFGLTETRYEGPTGITGVFQDACVAAGIPAVTFWAAVPHYVSQPPNPKATVALLRRVEDALDIEVPLGDLPAQAEEWELAVSEMASEDDEIADYVASLEERGDAEVDMTEALNKIDGDALAAEFERYLRRRRR, translated from the coding sequence GTGACCCGACCGGATGACGGCGCTGCCCTTCCCGAACTGCACGACACCATCGTCGTGGCTGCGTTCGAGGGCTGGAATGACGCCGGCGACGCCGCCAGCGATGCGGTGCAGCACCTCAACAGCATCTGGGAGGCCCGGCTGATCGTCGAAATCGACGACGAGGCCTACTACGACTACCAGGTGAATCGGCCGGTGATCCGCCAGCTCGACGGCGTCACCCGGGAGCTGGTGTGGCCGTCGATGCGCATTTCCCACTGCCGGCCGCCGGGCAGCGATCGCGACATCGTGCTGATGCACGGCGTCGAGCCGAACATGCGGTGGCGGTCGTTCTGCGCCGAGCTGCTGGCGGTCATCGAAGAACTCGACGTCGACACCGTGGTGATCCTGGGCGCGCTGCTGGCCGACACCCCGCACACCCGCCCAGTGCCGGTGTCGGGGGCCGCGTACTCGGCGGAATCGGCCACCCGCTTCGGGCTGACCGAGACCCGCTACGAGGGGCCGACCGGTATCACCGGGGTGTTCCAAGACGCGTGTGTGGCGGCCGGGATTCCGGCGGTCACCTTCTGGGCGGCGGTGCCGCACTACGTCTCACAGCCACCCAACCCCAAGGCCACGGTCGCCCTGCTGCGCCGCGTCGAGGATGCCCTGGACATCGAGGTTCCGCTGGGCGACCTGCCGGCGCAGGCCGAGGAGTGGGAGCTGGCGGTCAGCGAGATGGCCAGCGAGGATGACGAGATCGCCGACTACGTGGCCTCCTTGGAGGAACGCGGCGACGCCGAGGTCGACATGACCGAGGCGCTGAACAAGATCGACGGCGACGCGTTGGCCGCCGAGTTCGAGCGCTACCTGCGGCGCCGGCGGCGCTGA